In Cyprinus carpio isolate SPL01 chromosome B7, ASM1834038v1, whole genome shotgun sequence, a genomic segment contains:
- the LOC109093426 gene encoding putative nuclease HARBI1, translated as MATSIAILDCDLLLHGRGHKTLDRFDIETVTDEFLLTTFGFPREFIYYLVELLKDSLLRRTQRSRAISPDVQILAALGFYTTGSFQSKMGDAIGISQASMSRCVSNVTKALIEKAPEVIGFSRDEATREQSKEEFYRIAGIPNVLGVVDCAHIAIKAPNADDSSYVNKKGFHSINCQLVCDARGLLLSAETHWPGSLTDRAVFKQSSVAKLFEEQDNEEGWLLGDNRYPLKKWLMTPVQNPESPADYRYNLAHTTTHEIVDRTFRAIQTRFQCLDGAKGYLQYSPEKCSHIIQACCVLHNISLQSGLDAWTFERTEATDQSGDDIDPTDTVDPEALRVRQELIQNHFS; from the exons ATGGCAACCTCTATCGCAATCCTAGACTGTGACCTGCTGCTGCATGGCCGGGGGCACAAAACACTTGATCGATTTGATATCGAGACAGTGACGGATGAATTTCTGCTGACAACATTCGGCTTCCCACGTGAGTTCATTTATTATCTAGTGGAACTGCTAAAGGACAGCTTGTTGAGACGGACACAGAGGTCACGAGCCATCAGCCCAGATGTTCAGATACTCGCAGCCCTGGGATTCTACACAACCGGGTCCTTCCAGAGCAAGATGGGAGATGCGATCGGCATCAGCCAGGCCTCCATGAGCCGTTGTGTTTCTAACGTCACTAAAGCTCTGATTGAGAAAGCACCAGAGGTTATTGGCTTCTCTAGGGATGAGGCCACCAGGGAGCAGTCTAAAGAGGAGTTTTACCGAATAGCAGGAATTCCTAATGTCTTGGGAGTAGTGGATTGTGCGCATATAGCCATTAAAGCTCCCAATGCAGATGACTCTTCCTATGTAAATAAAAAAGGATTTCACTCAATCAATTGCCAATTAGTATGCGATGCCAGAGGGCTGCTGCTGAGTGCTGAGACACATTGGCCAGGTAGTCTGACAGATAGAGCTGTCTTTAAGCAATCCAGTGTGGCAAAGCTGTTTGAAGAGCAAGACAATGAAGAAGGTTGGCTTTTAG GTGACAATCGTTACCCTCTAAAAAAGTGGCTGATGACTCCAGTGCAGAATCCGGAGTCCCCTGCTGACTACCGCTATAACCTGGCCCACACAACGACGCATGAGATTGTGGACCGCACATTCAGAGCCATTCAGACACGTTTCCAGTGCCTGGATGGGGCAAAAGGTTACCTGCAGTATTCCCCAGAGAAATGCTCACATATCATCCAGGCCTGCTGTGTGCTACATAACATTTCTCTGCAGTCTGGCCTTGATGCCTGGACTTTTGAGAGGACTGAGGCCACAGACCAATCAGGGGATGATATTGATCCCACTGACACAGTCGACCCAGAGGCTCTCAGAGTTCGACAGGAACTCATCCAAAATCATTTCAGCTAA